From Bradyrhizobium sp. AZCC 1610:
CGATGTCGCCGACCGGGCTTTGCGACCGGTCGAAATGCAGGGCATCCACGAGAACCCCGGCATTTGCTTGCGCAACCCGTTCGACAATTCGTTTGGCAGTCTCAAGATCGGGCACGCTCGTCCACGGCATGAACTCGAGATCCGCGGTCAATCCGTGGGGCCCAGCAGCCTCGCAAAATCCGGCAAAGCGATCCGCAAACCGGTCCAGGTCGGGATCGTATGCCGCGACCAGAACATGCCTGGCGCGGAGGCGCGCTCCGGCCTCGAAGAACGCCGAGAACGCCGCGATTTCCGTTTCCGGCCGGATGGCAACCACTTCCAGGTCCGCAACGGTCACACCAGTCGCGGCCAGCCGCGCGATGGTTTCCCTCAAAGCCGCGTCATCTTCCATCAGCGGATAGGCAACGCCTCCGGGCATCGCAGGCAGAAGACGGAGTCCGACGTGGTCGTAGCCGCAGGCGGCGGCGACGTCGATCAATTCGGGTGGTGCAAGTTCGAGCGCGGTAAGCGCGGCAAGCGAAAACGACGGCATCATTCGAAACCCACGCGCCGAGCCGCATCCGACGCCGCGAGATAGGCGAACGCGATAGCCGGTCCGAGCGTGATCCCCGGTCCGGGGTAGGTTCCGCCCATGATCGACTGCATTTCATTTCCGCAAGCGTAGAGGCCGGCAATCGGCTGATTGCCGGCATCGAGAACGCGGGCAACCTCGTCCGTTACAAGGCCCGCCGACGCGCCGATATCGGAAGGATAAAGCCGGACCGCGTAGAAGGGAGCCGTCGCAATGCGGCCAAGGTTGGGATTGGCCCCGCCCGCAGACGCATCGCCGTTGTGATTTTGATACACAGTGCTTCCCCTGCCAAATTCGG
This genomic window contains:
- a CDS encoding sugar phosphate isomerase/epimerase family protein; amino-acid sequence: MIDVAAACGYDHVGLRLLPAMPGGVAYPLMEDDAALRETIARLAATGVTVADLEVVAIRPETEIAAFSAFFEAGARLRARHVLVAAYDPDLDRFADRFAGFCEAAGPHGLTADLEFMPWTSVPDLETAKRIVERVAQANAGVLVDALHFDRSQSPVGDIATIPAGRLHYWQLCDAPAERPATPEEMIHAARNERMFPGEGGLDLVSLMRAMPPDIAISIEVPTATLARTVGAEARARRALEGARRIVAAAR